The Balaenoptera acutorostrata chromosome 10, mBalAcu1.1, whole genome shotgun sequence genome has a window encoding:
- the LOC130709064 gene encoding protein phosphatase 1D-like, with product MGLAGLITGDHMTSLSSCRWELEPKPAAPGSLIEGLGGSVMNKSGVNRVVWKRPRLTHNGPVRRSTVIDQIPFLAVARALGDLWSYDFFSGEFVVSPEPDTSVHTLDPQKHKYIILGSDGLWNMIPPQDAISMCQDQEEKKYLTGEHGQSCAKMLVNRALGRWRQRMLRADNTSAIVICISPGVGTQGDFTNEDELYLNLTDSPSYNSQETCVMTPSPCSTPPVKSLEEDPWPRLNSKDHIPALVRSNAFSENYLEVPAEIARGNVQAAVISSKDPEPLEENCTKALTLRIHDSLNNSLSVGLVPTNSTNTIVDQKNLKMSIPGQMKAQEVERTPPTNFKRTLEESNSGPLVKKHRRNGLSRSSGAQPASLPTNSQRKNSVKLTMRRRLRGQKKIGNPLLHQHRKTVCVC from the exons ATGGGTTTGGCGGGTCTAATTACTGGAGACCACATGACATCTTTGAGCTCCTGCCGTTGGGAGCTTGAGCCCAAGCCAGCAGCTCCAGGTTCCTT AATTGAAGGACTTGGTGGGAGCGTGATGAACAAGTCTGGGGTGAATCGTGTAGTTTGGAAACGACCTCGGCTCACTCACAACGGACCTGTGAGAAGGAGCACAGTCATTGACCAGATTCCGTTTCTGGCAGTAGCAAGGGCACTTGGTGATTTGTGGAGctatgatttcttcagtggtgaGTTTGTGGTGTCACCTGAACCAGACACAAGTGTCCATACACTTGATCCCCAAAAGCACAAGTATATTATCTTGGGGAGTGATGGACTTTGGAATATGATTCCACCTCAAGATGCCATCTCAATGTGCCAGGACCAAGAGGAGAAAAAATACTTGACGGGTGAGCATGGACAGTCTTGTGCCAAAATGCTTGTGAATCGAGCTCTAGGCCGCTGGAGGCAGCGTATGCTTCGAGCAGATAATACTAGTGCCATAGTAATCTGCATCTCTCCAGGAGTGGGCACTCAGGGAGATTTCACCAATGAAGACGAGCTCTATCTGAACCTGACTGATAGCCCTTCCTATAACAGTCAAGAAACCTGCGTGATGACTCCTTCTCCGTGTTCTACACCACCAGTCAAGTCACTGGAGGAGGACCCATGGCCAAGGCTGAACTCTAAGGACCACATACCTGCCCTTGTTCGTAGTAATGCCTTCTCAGAGAATTATTTAGAAGTCCCAGCTGAGATAGCTCGAGGGAATGTCCAGGCTGCAGTCATATCCTCAAAAGATCCAGAGCCACTTGAAGAAAATTGCACTAAAGCCCTGACTTTAAGGATACATGATTCTTTGAATAATAGCCTGTCAGTTGGCCTTGTGCCTACCAATTCAACAAACACCATCGTGgaccaaaaaaatttaaagatgtcGATCCCAGGTCAAATGAAAGCTCAAGAAGTTGAAAGAACCCCTCCAACAAACTTCAAAAGGACATTAGAAGAATCCAACTCTGGCCCTCTTGTGAAGAAGCATAGACGAAATGGTTTAAGTCGAAGTAGCGGTGCTCAGCCTGCAAGCCTCCCCACAAACTCACAGCGAAAGAACTCTGTTAAACTTACCATGCGACGCAGACTTAGGGGCCAGAAGAAAATTGGAAATCCTTTACTTCACCAGCACAGAAAAACTGTTTGTGTTTGCTGA